In the genome of Xanthomonas translucens pv. cerealis, one region contains:
- a CDS encoding GspH/FimT family pseudopilin: protein MWKSSVRGYTLLQLAIVMAMICVLTAIGIPAFQDLLMRQRLAVTSYRLSSQLALARSSAISYGTPVSVCPSGGDGKCRADNDWSHGWMVYRDLERQAQPTDPSRILGLETAPAAASITVISNSGRQAVRFLPDGRSAGSNLSIRICGKGRLLAEVVVNNAGRTRLARAAASQACQAKN from the coding sequence ATGTGGAAATCCAGTGTTCGAGGCTACACATTGCTGCAGTTGGCAATCGTGATGGCGATGATCTGCGTGCTGACCGCGATCGGCATACCGGCCTTCCAGGACCTTCTGATGCGCCAACGCCTGGCCGTCACCAGCTATCGGCTCAGTTCGCAGCTTGCCCTGGCGCGCAGCAGCGCCATCAGCTACGGCACGCCGGTCAGCGTGTGTCCATCGGGTGGCGACGGGAAATGCCGCGCCGACAACGACTGGAGCCACGGATGGATGGTCTACCGCGACCTGGAACGACAAGCGCAACCGACCGACCCAAGCAGGATTTTGGGCCTGGAAACCGCACCGGCGGCGGCCTCCATCACTGTCATCTCGAACAGCGGCAGGCAGGCCGTGCGCTTTCTGCCGGACGGCCGCAGCGCCGGCAGCAACCTCAGCATCAGGATCTGCGGAAAGGGGCGCCTGCTGGCTGAGGTGGTCGTGAACAACGCCGGCCGGACCCGCTTGGCCAGGGCGGCGGCAAGTCAGGCCTGCCAAGCGAAAAACTGA
- the uvrB gene encoding excinuclease ABC subunit UvrB codes for MSDRFQLVSPYSPAGDQPRAIEKLVAGFEAGLAKQTLLGVTGSGKTYTIANVVEAIQKPTLVMAPNKTLAAQLYGEFKAFFPNNAVEYFVSYYDYYQPEAYVPSSDTFIEKDSSINEHIEQMRLAATKTLLSRRDALVVATVSAIYGLGAPEDYLSLRLILSIGEHIEQRQLIKHLTDLQYTRNEYELHRGTFRVRGEVIDVFPAESDSEALRIELFDGDVEQLTLFDPLTGETLRKLQRYTVYPKTHYATTRERTLSAVDTIKIELKERLEQLYAQNKLVEAQRLAQRTQFDLEMMAEVGYCNGIENYSRHLTGKAAGEPPPTLFDYLPADALLVVDESHVTVPQIGAMYKGDRSRKETLVEFGFRLPSALDNRPLRFEEWEARSPRSIYVSATPGPYELRESAGEITELVVRPTGLIDPEVEIRPVGTQVDDLLSEIGLRVALGDRVLVTTLTKRMSENLTEYLSEHGVKVRYLHSDIDTVERVEIIRDLRLGKFDVLVGINLLREGLDMPEVSLVAILDADKEGFLRSTGSLIQTIGRAARNLRGKAILYADRMTRSMQAAIDETGRRREKQVEYNLEHSITPKSVARPIVDILEGARADGAVETKSGKGKGRRVAEEPADYRMLEPAEIASRLKALEQKMYQHARDLEFEDAARVRDQIKKLRDASLVS; via the coding sequence ATGTCCGACCGTTTCCAACTCGTATCGCCGTACTCGCCGGCCGGCGACCAGCCGCGGGCGATCGAGAAGCTGGTGGCCGGCTTCGAGGCCGGTCTGGCCAAGCAGACCCTGCTCGGGGTCACCGGTTCGGGCAAGACCTACACCATCGCCAACGTGGTCGAGGCGATCCAGAAGCCGACCCTGGTGATGGCGCCGAACAAGACCCTGGCCGCGCAGCTGTACGGCGAGTTCAAGGCGTTCTTCCCGAACAACGCGGTCGAGTACTTCGTCAGCTATTACGACTACTACCAGCCCGAGGCCTACGTGCCGTCCTCGGACACCTTCATCGAGAAGGACAGTTCGATCAACGAGCACATCGAGCAGATGCGCCTGGCCGCGACCAAGACGCTGCTGTCGCGCCGCGATGCGCTAGTGGTGGCGACGGTGTCCGCGATCTACGGCCTGGGCGCGCCGGAGGACTACCTGTCGTTGCGCCTGATCCTGTCGATCGGCGAGCATATCGAGCAGCGCCAGTTGATCAAGCATCTGACCGACCTGCAGTACACCCGCAACGAATACGAACTGCACCGCGGCACATTCCGCGTGCGCGGCGAGGTCATCGACGTGTTTCCCGCCGAGTCGGACAGCGAGGCGCTGCGCATCGAGCTGTTCGATGGCGATGTCGAGCAGCTGACCCTGTTCGATCCGCTGACCGGCGAGACCTTGCGCAAGCTGCAGCGCTACACCGTCTACCCGAAGACCCACTACGCCACCACCCGCGAACGCACGCTCAGCGCGGTGGACACGATCAAGATCGAGTTGAAGGAGCGGCTGGAGCAGCTGTACGCGCAGAACAAGCTGGTCGAGGCGCAACGGCTGGCGCAGCGCACCCAGTTCGACCTGGAGATGATGGCCGAGGTCGGCTACTGCAACGGCATCGAGAACTACTCGCGGCATCTCACCGGCAAGGCCGCAGGCGAGCCGCCGCCGACCCTGTTCGACTACCTGCCGGCCGACGCGCTGCTGGTCGTGGACGAGTCGCATGTCACCGTCCCGCAGATCGGCGCGATGTACAAGGGCGACCGCTCGCGCAAGGAGACGCTGGTCGAGTTCGGTTTCCGCCTGCCGTCCGCGCTGGACAATCGGCCGCTGCGTTTCGAGGAATGGGAGGCGCGTTCGCCGCGCAGCATCTACGTGTCGGCCACGCCCGGCCCGTACGAGCTGCGCGAATCGGCCGGCGAGATCACCGAGCTGGTAGTGCGCCCGACCGGACTGATCGATCCGGAGGTGGAAATCCGCCCGGTCGGCACCCAGGTCGACGACCTGCTGTCGGAGATCGGGTTGCGCGTGGCGTTGGGCGATCGCGTGCTGGTCACCACGCTGACCAAGCGCATGTCCGAGAACCTCACCGAGTACCTTAGCGAACACGGAGTCAAGGTGCGCTACCTGCACTCGGACATCGACACGGTCGAACGCGTAGAGATCATCCGCGACCTGCGCCTGGGCAAGTTCGACGTGCTGGTCGGGATCAACCTGCTGCGCGAGGGCCTGGACATGCCCGAGGTGTCGCTGGTCGCGATCCTGGACGCGGACAAGGAGGGCTTCCTGCGGTCCACCGGTTCGCTGATCCAGACCATCGGCCGTGCCGCGCGCAACCTGCGCGGCAAGGCGATCCTGTACGCGGACCGGATGACCCGCTCGATGCAGGCGGCGATCGACGAGACCGGGCGTCGCCGCGAGAAGCAGGTGGAGTACAACCTCGAGCACAGCATCACTCCGAAGTCGGTGGCGCGGCCGATCGTCGATATCCTGGAGGGCGCGCGCGCCGATGGCGCGGTAGAGACCAAGT
- a CDS encoding type IV pilin protein, which yields MRPLLGTPSRQRGFTLIEIMIVVLIVGILAAIAFASYQAYVVKARRSAAAVCVQQGAQLMERQYTLKMSYLNEDGNPPKAPVCDAGVDRFYTMSFTGQPTASTFKLTATPTDLQKDTKCGALSLDQTGARTTSTGANEAECW from the coding sequence ATGCGTCCCCTTCTTGGCACTCCTTCGCGGCAGCGCGGCTTCACCCTCATCGAAATCATGATCGTGGTGCTGATCGTGGGCATCCTGGCGGCCATCGCCTTCGCCAGCTACCAGGCCTATGTTGTCAAGGCGCGCCGGTCTGCTGCGGCGGTATGCGTGCAGCAAGGAGCTCAGTTGATGGAGCGCCAGTACACACTCAAAATGTCGTACCTCAACGAGGACGGAAATCCACCTAAAGCTCCGGTGTGTGACGCGGGCGTAGACCGGTTCTACACAATGAGCTTTACTGGTCAGCCAACCGCCAGTACTTTCAAGCTCACAGCCACGCCCACCGACTTGCAGAAGGACACGAAATGCGGTGCGCTGAGCCTCGACCAGACTGGCGCCCGCACGACATCAACAGGCGCGAACGAAGCTGAATGCTGGTGA